Proteins from one Streptosporangium becharense genomic window:
- a CDS encoding superoxide dismutase family protein, with protein sequence MLGKTCLVLAVVSGTVMTGTGTAATAEVAQTTGVTGATGVAAVTGVAGGAGVAGAAGAAGVARWPWPAADAVIRNAAGREVGVLRVEHQLYNRSRVTVRVKGLRPGYHGFHIHAKGVCDPASVDPVTGSPFFSAGPHFTLRSAVHGDHSGDLPNLLVAADGTGEAVVVTDRFRVGQLFDRDGSSVVIHALPDNHANIPDRYTHQPDSTGTRGPDAETRKAGDSGGRVACGVIIRRQESGPVPRPGR encoded by the coding sequence ATGCTTGGCAAGACCTGTCTCGTCCTGGCCGTCGTGTCCGGCACGGTCATGACCGGAACCGGAACCGCCGCGACGGCCGAGGTGGCTCAGACGACCGGGGTCACCGGAGCAACCGGGGTCGCCGCGGTCACCGGGGTCGCCGGAGGTGCCGGGGTCGCCGGAGCGGCCGGCGCGGCGGGGGTGGCCCGCTGGCCCTGGCCGGCGGCCGACGCCGTCATCAGGAACGCGGCCGGCCGGGAGGTCGGCGTGCTGCGCGTGGAGCACCAGCTGTACAACAGGTCGCGGGTCACGGTCAGGGTGAAGGGCCTGCGGCCGGGCTACCACGGCTTCCACATCCACGCCAAGGGAGTCTGCGACCCCGCATCGGTCGACCCGGTCACCGGCAGCCCCTTCTTCAGCGCGGGCCCGCACTTCACCCTTCGCTCCGCCGTGCACGGCGACCACTCGGGTGACCTGCCCAACCTGCTCGTCGCCGCGGACGGCACCGGCGAGGCCGTCGTCGTGACCGACCGGTTCCGGGTCGGGCAGCTCTTCGACCGCGACGGCAGCTCCGTCGTGATCCACGCCCTGCCGGACAACCACGCCAACATCCCCGACCGCTACACCCACCAGCCCGACTCCACCGGCACCAGGGGCCCGGACGCCGAGACCCGCAAGGCAGGCGACTCCGGCGGACGCGTCGCCTGCGGGGTGATCATCAGGCGCCAGGAGTCCGGGCCCGTTCCCCGGCCCGGCCGGTGA
- a CDS encoding heparin lyase I family protein → MIWKRTAALTVATLAMALGASALPAQSANADPAGVLRTLDWENAGDRTMPEKAPTGLNKHWVASHGASVVTSPVRDGSHAARFQLNRTDPIHSGSKRAEITQRDEQPVNAERWYGFSINLPSSWKHDVSSEIVSQWHQCDSGCPGGSPPLALLTDEGKWKIDFRREIIDLGQYATGTWTDWVFHVKWRTDGEGLLRVWRNGQEVLNRTGRTHDGGPRSPYFKFGIYKWDWNRADKPSDTDQRVMFYDALRLGDQRATRADVDPARSGGPACAATLPVKGASATTHEDVNPPARAVDGDLATRWSGQGFGAALILDLGSTHRLCGTKVAWHLGDKRWNDYTVYTSPDNVTYTKAWEGRSSGGTTAPEQELFKDGPRDARYVKIAFWQNPQNDWASITEAAVLGS, encoded by the coding sequence GTGATCTGGAAGAGAACCGCGGCGCTGACCGTGGCGACGCTGGCGATGGCGCTGGGGGCTTCGGCGCTGCCCGCCCAGTCGGCGAACGCCGATCCGGCGGGTGTCCTCAGGACCCTCGACTGGGAGAACGCGGGCGACCGCACCATGCCGGAGAAGGCGCCGACGGGCTTGAACAAGCACTGGGTGGCCTCCCACGGCGCCTCCGTGGTCACCAGCCCGGTACGGGACGGGTCCCACGCGGCGCGGTTCCAGCTCAACCGCACCGACCCGATCCACTCCGGCAGCAAGCGCGCCGAGATCACCCAGCGCGACGAGCAGCCGGTCAACGCCGAGCGGTGGTACGGCTTCAGCATCAACCTGCCCTCAAGCTGGAAACACGACGTCTCCTCCGAGATCGTGAGCCAGTGGCACCAGTGCGACTCGGGCTGCCCCGGCGGCTCGCCGCCGCTGGCGCTCCTCACCGACGAGGGCAAATGGAAGATCGACTTCCGGAGGGAGATCATCGACCTCGGCCAGTACGCCACCGGCACGTGGACCGACTGGGTCTTCCACGTCAAGTGGCGCACCGATGGTGAGGGTCTGCTCCGGGTGTGGCGGAACGGGCAGGAGGTCCTGAACCGGACGGGCCGTACGCACGATGGAGGGCCGCGCTCGCCGTACTTCAAGTTCGGCATCTACAAGTGGGACTGGAACAGAGCTGACAAGCCCTCCGACACCGATCAGCGGGTGATGTTCTACGACGCGCTGCGGCTGGGCGACCAGCGGGCCACCCGCGCCGACGTGGACCCCGCCCGGTCGGGTGGCCCGGCCTGCGCGGCGACCCTTCCGGTGAAGGGCGCCTCCGCGACCACCCACGAGGACGTCAACCCGCCGGCGCGGGCCGTCGACGGCGACCTGGCCACCCGTTGGTCGGGTCAGGGCTTCGGCGCCGCGCTGATCCTGGACCTGGGATCGACGCACCGCCTCTGCGGTACGAAGGTGGCCTGGCACCTCGGTGACAAGCGGTGGAACGACTACACCGTCTACACCTCACCGGACAACGTGACCTACACCAAGGCCTGGGAGGGCCGCAGCTCGGGCGGGACGACCGCACCCGAGCAGGAGCTGTTCAAGGACGGCCCGCGCGACGCCCGATACGTCAAGATCGCCTTCTGGCAGAACCCGCAGAACGACTGGGCGAGCATCACCGAGGCGGCCGTGCTCGGCTCCTGA
- a CDS encoding discoidin domain-containing protein, which produces MRRPGATPLATALAVTGVMSVTGFIPDPPAPASAPAQSQAGVRAPATARAPQAVQEAVPTAGTDPVDGVAMIYPTRAGGQVWHLPADPSADPRLDGTELTPNGDGTFTVKDVKTRLGVSTTTYDEDEHEKSLLWRQPELRDKGYMHDRNDWRNVEISGYVRYVAGDDGDAFTWYARGGRHTGTGQTPQACWGTAYKGDLRYSDGAVKIEKEVYHRGGYGYAKGAYVGGGASVKGRMVGFKVVIYDIPGGVRVETYLDRSGDGTWVRVTSRDDTGGWSVDTANPCGGTRDERIIWGGPKAAFRWDGATEVDVARLSVREIDPTGQTDPCATRFTPAGVTASTWEEINPPSNAVDGDLATRWSGSGYGAYLVLDLGAPRPVCRVDVAWHQGDRRWNDYTVYTSPDGVTYTKAAEGRSSGTTPNAEPYRFPQRQARYVRIAWWNSSAGNGWASIAEAAVFGGR; this is translated from the coding sequence ATGCGACGACCCGGCGCCACCCCCCTGGCGACCGCACTGGCCGTGACCGGCGTCATGTCGGTCACCGGCTTCATCCCCGATCCCCCGGCCCCGGCCTCGGCTCCGGCCCAGTCGCAGGCCGGGGTCCGGGCACCGGCGACGGCCCGGGCCCCGCAGGCCGTTCAGGAAGCTGTGCCGACGGCCGGGACCGACCCGGTCGACGGTGTGGCCATGATCTACCCCACCAGGGCCGGCGGGCAGGTCTGGCACCTGCCGGCCGACCCCTCGGCCGACCCCCGCCTGGACGGGACGGAGCTGACGCCCAACGGGGACGGCACCTTCACGGTGAAGGACGTCAAGACCCGGCTCGGCGTCTCCACGACCACCTACGACGAGGACGAGCACGAGAAGTCCCTGCTCTGGCGTCAACCCGAGCTGCGTGACAAGGGCTACATGCACGACCGGAACGACTGGCGGAACGTGGAGATAAGTGGATATGTCCGCTATGTCGCCGGGGATGATGGGGACGCCTTCACCTGGTACGCCCGCGGCGGCCGGCACACCGGCACGGGCCAGACCCCCCAGGCGTGCTGGGGAACCGCCTACAAGGGCGACCTCCGCTACTCCGACGGCGCCGTGAAGATCGAGAAGGAGGTCTACCACAGGGGCGGCTACGGCTACGCGAAGGGCGCCTACGTCGGAGGTGGCGCGTCCGTCAAAGGCAGGATGGTCGGCTTCAAGGTCGTCATCTACGACATCCCCGGCGGTGTGCGGGTGGAGACCTACCTCGACCGGTCCGGCGACGGCACCTGGGTCCGGGTCACGAGCCGGGACGACACCGGCGGGTGGTCCGTCGACACGGCCAACCCCTGCGGCGGTACCCGCGACGAGAGGATCATCTGGGGTGGTCCGAAGGCCGCGTTCCGCTGGGACGGCGCCACCGAGGTCGACGTGGCCAGGCTCAGCGTCCGGGAGATCGACCCCACCGGCCAGACCGATCCCTGCGCGACGAGGTTCACCCCCGCCGGGGTGACCGCCAGCACGTGGGAGGAGATCAACCCGCCGTCGAACGCGGTGGACGGTGACCTGGCGACGCGCTGGTCGGGCAGCGGGTACGGCGCGTACCTCGTGCTCGACCTGGGAGCACCGCGTCCGGTGTGCCGGGTGGACGTCGCCTGGCACCAGGGCGACCGGCGGTGGAACGACTACACCGTCTACACCTCACCGGACGGCGTGACCTACACCAAGGCGGCGGAGGGCCGCAGCTCGGGCACGACCCCGAACGCGGAACCGTACCGCTTCCCGCAGCGCCAGGCCCGGTACGTCCGCATCGCCTGGTGGAACAGCTCCGCGGGCAACGGCTGGGCCAGCATCGCCGAGGCCGCCGTCTTCGGCGGCCGCTGA
- a CDS encoding discoidin domain-containing protein has protein sequence MPRTKPVWAALCAFMLLATLGAGGAAQADDRAVRGAAHATGQGTGLRAGDVPSTVVPSIPGCTTAQPLSGVTASTWEDVNPPQQAADGDPTTRWSGEGLGAHLILDLGQARTMCGLKIAWHRGDKRWNDFNIYTSPDDTTYTKVWAGRSSGSTAGFESYPYAAPVTARYVRISFWQSQEGSWASISETAALGPDASQGGEHVVVAAGDIATTCEGEKCAHRRTSDRVLAIDPAVVLALGDNQYENGTYEEYSKHYDPTWGRFKAKTKPTPGNHEYGLGDGAAGYFEYFGSAAGSPAKSWYSFDLGDWHIISLNSETSRSAGSTQVTWLKDDLSRNTKPCVLAFWHRPMFSSGSAHGNFPNMRPFWDALYDARADLVLGGHDHHYERFAKQNPDAQKSSSGIREFVVGTGGASTKPAGTMRANSEKFLQKHGVLKLTLAANSYSWQFVQDDGAVLDSGAPVACN, from the coding sequence ATGCCACGAACGAAACCGGTGTGGGCGGCGCTCTGCGCCTTCATGCTGCTGGCGACGCTCGGTGCCGGAGGCGCCGCGCAGGCCGACGATCGCGCCGTCCGGGGCGCCGCTCACGCGACCGGTCAGGGGACGGGCCTGCGGGCCGGCGACGTCCCCTCGACGGTCGTCCCGTCCATCCCCGGGTGCACCACCGCCCAGCCGCTCTCCGGGGTGACCGCGAGCACCTGGGAGGACGTCAACCCGCCGCAGCAGGCGGCCGACGGCGACCCGACCACCCGGTGGTCCGGGGAGGGGCTCGGCGCGCACCTGATCCTCGATCTGGGACAGGCGCGCACCATGTGCGGTCTGAAGATCGCCTGGCACCGCGGCGACAAACGGTGGAACGACTTCAACATCTACACCTCGCCGGACGACACGACCTACACCAAGGTCTGGGCCGGCCGCAGCTCCGGGAGCACCGCGGGGTTCGAGAGTTACCCGTACGCCGCCCCGGTGACCGCCCGTTACGTGCGGATCTCCTTCTGGCAGAGCCAGGAGGGCTCCTGGGCGAGCATCAGCGAGACCGCCGCGCTCGGGCCCGACGCGAGCCAGGGCGGTGAACACGTCGTCGTGGCGGCCGGCGACATCGCCACCACCTGCGAGGGGGAGAAGTGCGCGCACCGGCGCACCTCCGACCGGGTCCTCGCCATCGACCCCGCCGTCGTGCTGGCCCTGGGCGACAACCAGTACGAGAACGGCACCTACGAGGAGTACAGCAAGCACTACGACCCGACCTGGGGCCGGTTCAAGGCGAAGACGAAACCGACGCCGGGCAACCACGAGTACGGGCTCGGCGACGGCGCGGCGGGCTACTTCGAATACTTCGGCTCGGCGGCCGGCTCCCCGGCGAAGAGCTGGTACAGCTTCGACCTGGGCGACTGGCACATCATCTCGCTCAACTCCGAGACGAGCCGCAGCGCGGGCAGCACGCAGGTCACCTGGCTCAAGGACGACCTGAGCCGCAACACCAAGCCGTGTGTGCTGGCCTTCTGGCACCGGCCGATGTTCAGCTCCGGCTCCGCGCACGGCAACTTCCCCAACATGAGGCCGTTCTGGGACGCGTTGTACGACGCGCGCGCGGATCTCGTGCTCGGCGGCCACGACCACCACTACGAGCGGTTCGCCAAGCAGAACCCGGACGCCCAGAAATCCTCGTCCGGGATCCGGGAGTTCGTCGTCGGCACCGGAGGGGCGTCGACGAAGCCCGCCGGCACGATGCGGGCCAACAGCGAGAAGTTCCTGCAGAAGCACGGCGTCCTCAAGCTGACCCTGGCCGCGAACAGCTACTCCTGGCAGTTCGTGCAGGACGACGGCGCGGTCCTCGACAGCGGCGCTCCGGTCGCGTGCAACTGA
- a CDS encoding MFS transporter yields MYLSTARLAPVARTDGPVRRLLSGNVLALGLVSLVTDVSAEMVTAILPAYLVLGLHLTTVQYGMIDGLHAGMTALFRLGGGYAADRWRLRKAVAGFGYGLSALAKLGLLAAGPSVAGIGGALAADRVGKGLRTPPRDALITMSVPEPMLGRAFGVHRTMDGVGAFLGPLAALGVLALAGSGQAFPAVFVASFCAAALGVLLLVLFVRDRREPAVRVEPRAWSPPWRLLATAEFRRVWLAAVLLGLVTIGDGFVYLLLQRREDLSIMWFPLLAVGTNLAYLLLATPLGWLADRIGRGTTVAAGCAALLGVYVLLATGGGSIPLILLLYGAFYAATDGVLMACTGPVVPERWRTSGMAVVQTGQALAYLVSSLAFGAAWQVWGPAAACWAAAAGAALALPLCGRWLR; encoded by the coding sequence GTGTACCTGTCGACCGCCAGGCTCGCGCCGGTGGCGCGGACGGACGGCCCGGTCCGCCGTCTGCTCTCGGGCAACGTGCTCGCCCTGGGCCTGGTCAGCCTGGTGACCGACGTGTCCGCCGAGATGGTCACCGCGATCCTGCCCGCCTATCTGGTGCTGGGGCTGCACCTCACCACGGTCCAGTACGGCATGATCGACGGGCTTCACGCCGGGATGACCGCGCTGTTCCGGCTGGGAGGCGGGTACGCGGCCGACAGATGGCGCCTGCGCAAGGCGGTCGCGGGCTTCGGGTACGGGCTGTCGGCCCTGGCCAAGCTCGGTCTGCTCGCCGCGGGCCCGTCCGTCGCCGGGATCGGTGGTGCCCTCGCGGCGGACCGGGTCGGCAAGGGGCTGCGTACCCCGCCGCGTGACGCGCTGATCACCATGTCGGTTCCGGAGCCCATGCTGGGGCGGGCCTTCGGGGTGCACCGCACGATGGACGGGGTGGGTGCCTTCCTCGGGCCGCTCGCCGCGCTCGGGGTGCTGGCGCTGGCGGGCTCGGGTCAGGCGTTCCCGGCGGTTTTCGTGGCGAGTTTCTGCGCCGCGGCGCTCGGGGTGCTGCTGCTGGTGCTGTTCGTGCGGGACCGGCGCGAACCGGCCGTGCGGGTGGAGCCGCGGGCGTGGAGCCCGCCGTGGCGGCTGCTCGCTACCGCGGAGTTCCGGCGGGTGTGGCTGGCCGCCGTCCTGCTCGGCCTGGTCACGATCGGCGACGGGTTCGTCTACCTGCTCCTGCAGCGCCGAGAGGACCTGTCGATCATGTGGTTCCCCCTGCTGGCGGTGGGCACGAACCTGGCCTACCTGCTGCTGGCGACGCCGCTGGGCTGGCTCGCCGACCGGATCGGCCGCGGCACGACGGTGGCGGCGGGGTGCGCGGCGCTGCTGGGCGTGTACGTGCTGCTGGCGACGGGCGGCGGCTCCATCCCGCTGATCCTGCTGCTCTACGGGGCGTTCTACGCCGCGACGGACGGAGTGCTGATGGCGTGTACCGGGCCGGTCGTGCCCGAACGGTGGCGGACCAGCGGGATGGCGGTCGTGCAGACCGGGCAGGCGCTGGCCTACCTGGTCTCGTCACTGGCCTTCGGTGCCGCCTGGCAGGTGTGGGGGCCGGCCGCGGCCTGCTGGGCCGCCGCCGCCGGGGCGGCGCTGGCGCTCCCGCTGTGCGGGCGGTGGCTGCGATGA
- a CDS encoding TolB family protein: MRGRVVIAVVAAVVLAGVAVGFARLSGDARSAATLSAAPPASPSARSPLWSGVLARSTADGAEYGRLVIAGPRGREVLPLSCVRAYAAGGTGICLREQADAPGSYETVLFDRSLRQTWSSPFAGVPSRARVSASGRMVAWTVFVQGDSYAAAGAFSTRAGILDTRTGDVAGTLETFAVTLDGRPYEATDVNFWGVTFAADDNRFYATMSTRGREYLVEGDFAARRVRTLREGVECPSLSPDGTRLAYKKPRPDGTWRPAVLDLATMAETPLAETRGIDDQPAWLDDRTVMYGVARDTRHADVWAVPADGGGRPSLLVPDAESPAPLG; the protein is encoded by the coding sequence ATGAGGGGCAGGGTGGTGATCGCGGTCGTGGCCGCCGTCGTGCTGGCGGGGGTGGCGGTCGGGTTCGCGCGGCTGTCCGGGGACGCGCGGTCGGCGGCGACGCTGTCCGCGGCCCCGCCCGCCTCCCCGTCCGCCCGCTCGCCGCTCTGGTCCGGTGTGCTGGCGCGCAGCACCGCCGACGGCGCGGAGTACGGCAGGCTCGTCATCGCGGGTCCACGCGGCCGGGAGGTCCTGCCACTGTCCTGCGTTCGCGCCTACGCGGCGGGCGGCACCGGAATCTGCCTGCGTGAGCAGGCCGACGCGCCGGGCTCGTACGAGACCGTGCTGTTCGACCGGAGCCTGCGGCAGACCTGGTCCAGCCCGTTCGCCGGGGTGCCCAGCCGGGCCAGGGTGTCGGCGAGCGGGCGGATGGTGGCGTGGACCGTGTTCGTCCAGGGCGACTCCTACGCCGCCGCCGGCGCCTTCTCCACCCGCGCGGGCATCCTCGACACCCGCACCGGGGACGTGGCGGGCACCCTGGAGACCTTCGCCGTCACCCTCGACGGCCGCCCGTACGAGGCGACCGACGTGAACTTCTGGGGGGTCACGTTCGCCGCCGACGACAACCGCTTCTACGCGACCATGTCGACCCGCGGCCGGGAGTACCTCGTGGAGGGCGACTTCGCGGCGCGGCGGGTGCGGACGCTCCGGGAGGGCGTCGAGTGCCCCTCGCTGTCACCGGACGGCACCCGGCTGGCGTACAAGAAACCCCGCCCCGACGGGACGTGGCGACCGGCCGTGCTGGACCTGGCGACCATGGCCGAGACGCCGCTGGCCGAGACACGCGGCATCGACGACCAGCCGGCCTGGCTCGACGACCGCACGGTGATGTACGGCGTGGCCCGGGACACGCGGCACGCCGACGTCTGGGCCGTCCCGGCCGACGGCGGAGGCCGGCCGAGCCTGCTGGTGCCCGACGCCGAGTCTCCCGCACCCCTGGGCTGA
- a CDS encoding AAA family ATPase, producing MRPTWPFVGRTAEVEAAVAGIGRYGEPGVLLVGEAGVGKSRMLESAALRCRDEGMHVVVTAGAEASNGLPFAAMAALLPERGHRDDPANVFAAAAGTLREAAGDRTCVLVVDDVHHLDDASAALVQHLAATTGARVLAAARTGSTGAPAVVALLRRPFVRVSAVEGLNRATVGALLVSVLGGPVDGLTVDRLWRVTRGNPLFLRHLVEACRASGTLRRAGDVWRWKGQIPVQHRLSDLVASLLGGLTAEEAHALSYVAHAEPVPLDVIETLVDASVLVELEQRSLITVERVHRDLVVRMGHPLYGESVRARSGAERRRDVHRALARAVTHGDTADHARLRAVTWRLAAGDPVPGDQVVGAARDALTRCDAPLAERLARHAGTAAGAGVLARALVAQDKAGEAEELLSRCAAGDGTEPPDELARLAALRALNLCWNLRRPAEAAEVVRSARVSGPPGGGAAAELAVAELALAAFGDGSADLSSADLSCLSAGVRDDVIASVCDPLRAYLDVYLGRPARVADAYAAGRLGGPRVWSAMGAAAAACHVEALALTGRLDEAFAVARSGYRTAVEREASAEASLLAFGVGVCEMWAGRPGRALPRLQEARALLDDHAPFPIQVYVFSEHAVCLAAVGRFAESRRVLEEIGRRLPAASNLRGHLTLAEVRVDAQIEGRRVKAAEAGASLGEHYRSTGWYTKAVEAFYHSVRLRPSRVVAEALHEVAGRCDSELFALFDRHAQAVVGGDVDGLLTVADALEARGYHSLAWEAVSSAAGVADGRGDDRLAARLRIRVRDLAPLCEGYRPPWTANTGPQAALSERERETCELAAGGLTNDAIAERLCLSRRTVANHLQRAYGKLGVRSRDDLPRALGLERPVPPVGLAWLAGNPPPERDRRTWAAGVRPPLGAYPVLSGPPAGL from the coding sequence GTGCGTCCCACCTGGCCGTTCGTCGGGCGGACGGCCGAGGTCGAGGCCGCCGTGGCCGGGATCGGGCGGTACGGCGAACCGGGCGTGCTGCTCGTCGGCGAGGCGGGCGTCGGCAAGTCGCGGATGCTGGAGTCGGCCGCGCTCCGCTGCCGCGACGAGGGCATGCACGTGGTGGTGACCGCCGGGGCCGAGGCGTCGAACGGGCTGCCGTTCGCGGCGATGGCGGCCCTGCTGCCCGAGCGGGGGCACCGGGACGACCCGGCGAACGTCTTCGCCGCCGCGGCCGGCACGCTGCGGGAGGCCGCCGGCGACCGTACCTGCGTCCTGGTCGTCGACGACGTGCACCACCTCGACGACGCGTCCGCCGCCCTGGTCCAGCATCTGGCCGCCACCACGGGGGCTCGCGTCCTCGCCGCGGCCCGGACCGGGTCCACCGGCGCGCCGGCCGTCGTGGCGCTGCTGCGCCGGCCGTTCGTGCGGGTGTCGGCGGTGGAGGGGCTGAACCGCGCGACGGTCGGCGCTCTGCTCGTCTCGGTGCTGGGTGGGCCGGTCGACGGTCTGACCGTCGACCGGCTGTGGCGCGTCACCCGGGGCAACCCGCTGTTCCTGCGGCATCTCGTGGAGGCGTGCCGGGCCTCCGGGACCCTGCGCCGGGCCGGCGACGTGTGGCGGTGGAAGGGGCAGATACCGGTCCAGCACCGGCTGAGCGACCTGGTGGCGAGCCTCCTGGGCGGGCTCACCGCTGAGGAGGCCCACGCGCTGTCGTACGTGGCGCACGCCGAACCGGTTCCGCTCGACGTGATCGAAACGCTCGTCGACGCGTCCGTGCTGGTGGAGCTCGAACAACGCTCGCTGATCACGGTCGAGCGGGTCCACCGTGACCTCGTGGTCCGGATGGGACACCCGCTGTACGGGGAGTCCGTCCGGGCCCGGTCCGGCGCGGAACGTCGCCGGGACGTCCACCGGGCGCTCGCCCGCGCGGTGACGCACGGCGACACGGCGGATCACGCGCGGCTGCGCGCGGTGACGTGGCGGCTGGCCGCGGGCGACCCGGTGCCCGGCGACCAGGTGGTGGGTGCCGCCCGCGACGCCCTGACGCGCTGCGACGCCCCGCTGGCCGAGCGGCTGGCCCGCCACGCCGGCACCGCCGCGGGCGCCGGCGTGCTGGCACGGGCCCTGGTGGCCCAGGACAAGGCCGGTGAGGCGGAGGAGTTGCTGAGCCGGTGCGCGGCCGGGGACGGGACGGAGCCGCCGGACGAGCTCGCCCGGCTCGCGGCGCTGCGTGCCCTCAACCTGTGCTGGAACCTGCGGCGCCCGGCCGAGGCCGCGGAGGTCGTCCGGAGCGCCCGCGTCTCGGGTCCTCCCGGCGGTGGGGCCGCCGCCGAGCTGGCCGTGGCCGAGCTGGCGCTGGCCGCCTTCGGCGACGGGTCGGCGGACCTCTCCTCCGCCGACCTGTCCTGCCTGTCCGCCGGGGTACGGGACGACGTGATCGCGAGCGTCTGCGACCCGCTCCGCGCCTACCTGGACGTCTACCTCGGCCGGCCCGCGCGGGTGGCCGACGCCTACGCGGCGGGACGGCTGGGCGGCCCGCGGGTGTGGAGCGCGATGGGGGCCGCCGCGGCGGCCTGTCACGTGGAGGCCCTCGCGCTGACGGGCCGGCTCGACGAGGCGTTCGCCGTGGCCCGCTCCGGCTACCGGACGGCCGTCGAACGGGAGGCGTCGGCCGAGGCGTCGCTGCTCGCCTTCGGGGTGGGCGTCTGCGAGATGTGGGCGGGGCGTCCGGGCCGGGCACTGCCCCGCCTGCAGGAGGCCCGCGCGCTCCTCGACGACCACGCCCCCTTCCCGATCCAGGTCTACGTCTTCAGCGAGCACGCGGTCTGCCTGGCCGCCGTGGGCCGGTTCGCGGAGAGCCGCCGGGTGCTGGAGGAGATCGGCCGCCGGCTGCCCGCCGCGTCGAACCTGCGCGGGCACCTGACCCTGGCGGAGGTCCGCGTCGACGCCCAGATCGAGGGGAGGCGGGTGAAGGCCGCCGAGGCCGGCGCCTCGCTGGGCGAGCACTACCGGTCCACGGGGTGGTACACCAAGGCGGTGGAGGCGTTCTACCACTCGGTGCGGCTGCGTCCCTCCCGTGTCGTCGCGGAGGCCCTGCACGAGGTGGCCGGCCGGTGCGACAGCGAACTGTTCGCCCTGTTCGACCGGCACGCCCAGGCCGTCGTCGGCGGGGACGTCGACGGCCTGCTCACCGTGGCGGACGCCCTGGAGGCACGGGGATACCACTCCCTGGCCTGGGAGGCCGTGTCGTCGGCGGCCGGTGTCGCCGACGGGCGGGGGGACGACCGGCTGGCGGCCCGGCTGCGGATACGGGTCCGTGACCTGGCACCGCTGTGCGAGGGGTACCGGCCGCCGTGGACGGCGAACACCGGCCCGCAGGCGGCGCTGAGCGAGCGTGAGCGCGAGACGTGCGAGCTCGCGGCCGGCGGCCTGACCAACGACGCCATCGCCGAACGCCTGTGCCTGTCCAGGCGGACCGTCGCGAACCATCTGCAGCGGGCGTACGGCAAGCTCGGTGTCCGCAGCCGGGACGACCTGCCCCGGGCGCTGGGGCTGGAGCGGCCGGTACCGCCGGTGGGCCTGGCCTGGCTCGCGGGGAACCCGCCCCCGGAACGCGACCGGCGGACCTGGGCGGCCGGCGTCCGTCCCCCGCTCGGCGCGTACCCGGTGTTGAGCGGGCCGCCGGCCGGTCTGTGA